ACCGCCTCGGCCAGCGCCCGCACCTTGACGGGGTCAAGGGTGGCCGGCAGCCAAGGGTCGGCCGAGGTCAGCGAGCGGGCCCACGCCTCGGCCACCGCCGGCCTTCCTCCCCTCCGGGGCGACAGGGAGGCCCCGGCGTCGACCAGGCGGCCGCGGGCCATAGCGTCGACCGCCTCGGCCAGGCCGGTGGCCGCCCGCCGCTGGTCGGCCACCGAGGAGCCGGCGGCCACGCTGGCGACCAGCGAGCGGTGGGAGGCGGCCGGCAAGGGCCACCACCACGACCGCCCCCGCCCGTCCTCGTCGACCGTGAGCCCGGGCACCACGCGGCCCGCAGCCACCAGGGCGCGTGCCACGGCGTCGACTGCGTCCTGGTCGACGGTCTGGCCGCTGGCGGGGGGATGGGCGCTCGCCCCCGAGGGCCGGCCGCTCGGTGGAGGGGCCGTGGTCGTCTTCGTCGGGGACATTGGCGCCATCATGGCCGAGCGGCCACCGGCCGGCGCGGACCGCTACGGTCGGGGGGATGAGAGCAACAGTGCCCATCCGGTGGGCGGGCGCCGTGCTCGCTCTGGTCCTGCTCGCCACGGCCTGCGGAGCAGACGGGGGCCAGCGGGCGACCACCGACGACCCCCTCCTCGACGTCATCGAGAGCGGTCCGGGAGAGCGCACGGTCCAAGTGGTGAGCGCCGACCGGGTGCGATTGTTCGGCACCCTCAACGTGCCGCCCTCGGCGGGCGACGGAGGGGCTCCCGGTGTCCTGCTCGTGCCCAGCACCAGCCCGGGCGACCGCAACGGCGTCACACGGCCGACCGGTGACCCCGACAACATCGGGCGGGAGCTGGCCGAGACCCTGGCGGCGGCCGGCCTGGTCACCTACCGCTACGACGGCCGGGGCACGGGCGAGAGCCGGCTCGACGACGGTGCCACACGCAGCTTCGACGCGCTGGTGGCCGACGCCCGCGCCGCCCTCGACCTGCTGGCCGACCGGCGCGAGACCGGTGATGGGGGGTTCTCGGTCGTCGGTTACGGCCCAGGCGGGTTGGTCGCCCTGCGGCTGGCCGCGACTGACGAGCGGGTCCGCCGTCTCGTCCTCATCGGTGTGCCCGGACGGTCGCTGGTCGACGTCCAAGCGGCCGAGCTCCAGGCGGCCTACGGCCCCGAGTCGGCCGACGCCCTGCGGAGGATCGTGGCCGAGCTCGTAGCCACCAGAACTCTTCCGGCCCTCGACGCCATGCCCGCCGAACTGCGACCCCTCCTGCCTCCCGGGGAGGCTGCCTTCCTGGCCGACTTGTACTCGGTCGACCCCGCGGTCGACGCCGCTCGGGCCCGGGCCCGAGCCCTCATAGTCGTACCTCGAGACGGCAACCCCTACGAAGCCGACCGGCTGGCGGGGCTCATCGCCGGGGCCGAGGTGCTGAGGACCGACGGGGGCCCGACCATGGAGGTCCTCGGCCCGCCCCCGGACTCGGACCCGTCCGACCCCAACAGCCCGGTGCACGACCACAGCACGACCACGCCGGTGATCGGCAGCGAGAGGGACCCGGAGGCCCTTGAGCGCCTCACGCGCTTTCTGACGGCCTGATCCCGAGGTCCCGCCAACCTGACGACAGACGCGCGATATTGGCGCGGTTTGGGCTCATGCGGCGCGGGCTTGAAGGAGAGCGCGGTGCGTTGGGTACTGTCACGCCGTGTACCGCCTCCTCGTGCCGTCGGAACGGGTGGGGGCACGGCGTCCCAGGGCGACGAGGTCGTCCTGATGTGGCACTCGAGCACCGTGTCGGTGGTGCTGATGACCTACGCCGAGAAGGGCTCGATCCGCGAGACGATCGAGGGCTTCTACGCGACCGGGGTAGTCGACGAGGTCGTGGTCGTGAACAACAACGCCGAGCCCGGCACCCACGACCTGGTGGCCGTGACTCGCGCCCGCCAGGTCCACGAGGGACGCCAGGGCTACGGCTGGGCCACCCGCCGAGGCCTGGCCGAAGCCACGGGCGACATCGTCGTGCTGTGCGAGCCCGACGGTACGTTCCTTCCCGGTGACATCTTCAAGCTGCTCGTCTACAGCGACGACTGCGACGTGGTCCTGGGCACCCGCACGACCCGCGAGCTGCTGTGGCACGGCGCCAACATGGGCTGGTTCATGCGCTGGGGCAACTGGGGCCTGGCCAAGCTCATCGAG
This Actinomycetota bacterium DNA region includes the following protein-coding sequences:
- a CDS encoding alpha/beta hydrolase, which encodes MRATVPIRWAGAVLALVLLATACGADGGQRATTDDPLLDVIESGPGERTVQVVSADRVRLFGTLNVPPSAGDGGAPGVLLVPSTSPGDRNGVTRPTGDPDNIGRELAETLAAAGLVTYRYDGRGTGESRLDDGATRSFDALVADARAALDLLADRRETGDGGFSVVGYGPGGLVALRLAATDERVRRLVLIGVPGRSLVDVQAAELQAAYGPESADALRRIVAELVATRTLPALDAMPAELRPLLPPGEAAFLADLYSVDPAVDAARARARALIVVPRDGNPYEADRLAGLIAGAEVLRTDGGPTMEVLGPPPDSDPSDPNSPVHDHSTTTPVIGSERDPEALERLTRFLTA
- a CDS encoding glycosyltransferase family 2 protein, producing MRWVLSRRVPPPRAVGTGGGTASQGDEVVLMWHSSTVSVVLMTYAEKGSIRETIEGFYATGVVDEVVVVNNNAEPGTHDLVAVTRARQVHEGRQGYGWATRRGLAEATGDIVVLCEPDGTFLPGDIFKLLVYSDDCDVVLGTRTTRELLWHGANMGWFMRWGNWGLAKLIEVLFDTSHLSDVGCTYRLLRREALEQVRHRFTVGGEHFGPELMLLCLTADLRVVEVPVNYLPRVGVSSVTGDLGKAVRLGLRMAGFIVAFRLRSLGRTHGHPGNRRIDRDAWRVVRIHANGLLPHVDGRASAPAAEAVVGGRRAVAPPTG